ATTATTGGCCAATTGGGCTTCAAAATACTGCTTGCGTTTTTTGGCCAATTCTCGGCTGAGGCGGCGCTCCTCTTTGAGGAGCTTTTTGGGTAGGCCCCCAAAGGCGCGGGCATTTTCGGTTTGTAGGGCCTCTAAGAGCAGTAGGGCCTTGCTGCGTTCCACCAACTGAAAGGCCTCTAAGAGATAGTCTGTTTTGGGTTGCTTTTGGTAGCGTTTATAGACAATGGCCAGGGCCTGCTCATAGATAGGAATCAGGCGTTGGAGCAAAAAGAGGCGAGAGCCTTCCGACTTAAAGCTATTTCGGAGTTCATAGGCGAGGCTAGCGGCCTTTAGGGCGAGGCGGTAGGCCATTTCTTCTTGGCCGGCTTGGTCGTAGAGTTTAATTTGGACCTCCATGACTTCTAGCAGCAGTTCTCGGTCCGAAACGGCAGAGAGTTCTTCGGTAGCGGCTAGGCCCGCCTTCATTTGCAGGGCTTCTGTGGCCTGTTCTAGGGCCATAAGCGCCTGGCCGATTTCGGTTTTGGGTTGTTGGGCAAAGAGCAGGGCGCGTTCTAGGTAAATGCGGGCCAAATCGGGATGTTTGCCCGAGCTATAGGTCTTTTGGCCTTCTTCTAGGGCTTTATCGAGTTTGTTTTTGGCTTGTTCCCAATCTTTTTGCAGGCGAAAAAAGCGGCCATAGAGCAAAAAGGTAGATTCGGTTTTGAAGCGCAGGCGTTTTTGCCAATTTTCGGTTTGGGCCAAGAGGGCAAAAGCCTCTTTCTTCTTTCCGATTTCCCAGGCCACCTCGGCCCAGCCCAAATTGAGTTGGATACGGGCTTGGATAGCGGCATTGGCGGCCTGTTCTTTGGGCGACATTCTATTGAGGGCATCTTCGGCCTTCTTAAAGTTATTATAGGCTCGGCTATAGGCGGCCTTTTTGCGAGTGAGTTCGGCCAGGTTGGTGTAGGTATTGGCAATGCGGAAAAGGTCGCCTAATTGGCTAGACAAATTGAGGGCATTGCGGCAATAATCCTCGGCCTTATCCACATCGCCAATTTCTATATAGAGCAGGCCAATATTATTATAATAAGAAGCCACCTCGATAGAATCTTGTCTAGACTGCATAGCTTCCTTGACAATTTCTAGGGTAGTTTTGGTTCGGTCTAGGGCCGATTCATAATCTCCAGTTCGGTAATAGAGGGCCCCATAGAGCTGTAGGATTTTGCGCAAAGAAGGCAAATCATTATTGAGCTGTTCTTGAGTAACGGTAAAGGCATCATCTAAATAGCGTTCCATGAGTCTATAATCCTGCATATAGAGGCTCGTTTCGGCTAGGGCTCTAGAGGCTTGGGCGTAATCGTTCCAAGACTGGGCAAACTTATAGGTAAATCGAGACTGCAGGAAATAGAGTTTGGCGGTATCTAGGGCACCTTGGCCCATATAAAATCGGCCAAAGAGGTAGGCGATATGGCCCTGCCAGGGGTCATTTTCGGGCAATTGTTGGAGGGCGGTAGTTTGGGCCAGGCGGAGCTCATTTTTCATGGCTTGCATTTGGCCGGCTCTTTTGTGCATAATGGCCTTATTATAGGAGATGCGGGTCCAGTTTTCCCAGCAGCCGGCTTGGGCCAGTAGGTTTTTGGCCTTCTCCATTTGGTCAAAGGCTTGGCCGGCTTGGCCTTGGCCCATGGCCTTTTTTGCGGATTCAAAGGCGGCAAAGGCTTGGCTACTATCCTGTTGGGGGCAGTTTTGGGCAGCGAGATGGGGAGCGGCAAAAAGGCAAAAAAGTCCAAGAAGGACGCTATAATATATAGTAGAAGGCTTCAAATCTGAAGGTAGTTTTTCTAGGCGTGTAAATGGGTCGAAAAATAGGGCTAATTTAAGAGAAAAAGCAAGGGCCTGCTTTTTTTTCGACCAAGGGAGGGGCGGAGTTGGTTGTTAGGGGCTGGGCTAGGGGGCCTAGAGGGGCTTGGCCTAGCGATGTGTAGCAGTGGCCGTTAGGCCAGACCGAGGCCGCAGGCCGAAGGGCCGAGCAGACCTGCGAGCTGCGAAACGTAGCGCCGACGAGCGCAGCGAGGCGGAGGCCCCAAAACAGCAGCGAGCTGCGCAACGACAACAAGAACTTTAGTTCGTCTTCGACGACTGAAAGGAGTAAGGCCCCAAAAGTAGAAATGAAAAAGAAAAAGCGAAAAATTAGTTGAATTCTACTAAATTAGCCCAAGGCCCTTAGGGGCATCTTTTTTTATACTAAAAACAGCAGTCATCGAGAAGTTGAGTTTGCAGGCGGGGCGTTTATTATTGGCCGAGCCCTTTATGTCTGATCATCATTTTAAGCGGGCCGTAATTTTGCTCTGCGACCATGAGCGGGAGGGCAGCGTAGGTTTTGTGTTGAACAAGCCTATGGGGCTAGATATTAAGGATTTGGTCAATGATTTTCCGGATTTTTCTGCGGAAGTACATTTTGGCGGGCCGGTGCAGACCGACAGCATACATTATGTGCATACCAAGGGAGAATTACTGGAAGGGGCCATGAAAATTGAGGAAGGATTGTATTGGGGCGGGAACTATGAGCAGCTCAAGGTCTTGATTCGGCAGGGATTATTGGAGCAAAACGACATTACTTTTTTTGTGGGCTATAGTGGTTGGGGCGAGGGCCAATTGCAGGAAGAAATAGAGGTGCAGACTTGGATATTGGCTGAGAGCGACCGCAACTACATCTTTCAGCCACAGAATGAATTATTATGGAAAAGCGTGCTGGAAAATTTGGGCGATCGTTATAGTGTGATGGCGCAAATGCCGATTCCGGTATGGAACTAAATCTTTTGACTAAACCAATCAATATGACAAACAACAAGACCTCCCTAAAAAAACTAAGGATGCTAGAAGTGAGTTTTCAGACCTATTTGCAGCCTTGGGAACTGAGTAAATTTAGAGGAGCGATGGCCCATAAGGTGGGCTTAGAAAACGACTGGTTTCACAACCACAACAATGAAGATGAGCAAAAAGAAGAGAGTTTTCATTATCGCTACCCTTTGATTCAGTACAAATTGCACAAAAGACGGCCCCTATTGCTTTGCATTGATCGGGGGGTAGAGGAGGCTCATCACTTTTTTACGCAATCGGATTGGAGCCTTAAGATTGGCGACAAGCAGCATGATATGCGGATTCATCGCTTGCATTTGCAGGAGTACAACCTACATTATTGGGAGCATCCGCGTTTGTATCGCCTCCACAATTGGCTGGCCCTAAACAGTGAAAACTATCGGGCCATAAAGGCTTGCCGCAGCTTGCGGGAGCGTTTGGAGCTGCTCGAGCGGATTTTGCGCAACCACATCCTCAACTTTTATGGGGCCATGGGCGTGCATTTAGAAGAAGAGCTAGAGGTGCATATTACCGAGCCGCTAGATTTGAAGCGGGTATCTTATAAAGGCATCAAGAAAGAGGCCTATACCTTAGACTTTGAGACCAATGTCTTTTTGCCCAACTTTATCGGTTTGGGGCAGGGAACGAGCGTTGGTTTTGGGGTGGTAAAGCCTTATCGCTAAAGGAAAAGGAGCTGGCTTAATGCCAGCTCCTTTTTTATCTTACTGCCCTAAATTGGCGAGACTTCTGTATCTTTGGGCAGTATTTTCAACCTGCCTAAGCTTAACTATGAATAAGATCTTCTTTTTTTGCCTTCTTTTGTGTTTGCCGGGCCTCTTGGCTGCCCAAGATAGTCTGGCCCTATCCATTTATCCCTTTGCGGGCCGTTATGTACAATTGGACCAACTGCGGCCCTATGAATCGGAGAACATCGCCGCCCAGAGCTTTAAGACCGAAAGCAAATACCATAGCCGTTTTGATGGCTTATCTATAGATAAAATTGCCTTTAAGGGCCAACTATTTGAGCTCACTGCTGGGCAGGGCGTTCTGATGACCGACCTCAGCTCTAAGGCCGCTAAACCTTTGCTCAACCGAGAAGAAAAAGCCTTGAGTGGGGGCCAAAACTTTTTGCTTTTGGCCCAAGATGGGGCCGTTTGCGTTAAGCACCTCAAAGGAGCCGAAGGCTATAAGGTCTATAAATATAATGCTGCAGGCGAAGAGGTCTTTGGCCTGAAAATTCCCCATTCCGATTCCGTGAGCTACGCCCAATTGCGCTACTCTCGGCCCTATCTCAACTATTTTAGCCACAGCAGCAAGCAACTGGTCTTCAATTCCTATTTAGAGAGCAAACAAAAATCGGTGGTCCTAGACCTAGAGAAAGGACAGCTGAGCGAATACGACTTTAGTTTTGATGGACTCATTTGGGATGAGGCCACAGATAGCGAAATTAGAGGCTTTCTGCAAATTCTTCCAGATAATCAACAACTTCAAATCCTTTATAAACAACAGTCTTTTGCCCTGCCCATAGAGCAGATCCAACGCTATGAAGAAATGAAGACTTTGTTGATAAATGATACCCTCTACGCCATCGTATTTAACGAAAGAGCCCCCGGTGCGCTGCTCTTGGCCATTTCCCTAAGCGAGGAAAAATTGCTTTGGCGCCAATTGCTTGAACCCAAAAGTCAACGCCCCAAAGTAGGCCAAGCTTTTTATAACTATTTCTGGCTATCGGCCTACAAAGATAAGTTATTGATTGAGCAACTCAGCCCCAATCAAAAACGCCTGAGCATCCATAAAGTAGAGGATGGCCAGCGCTTAGAACAATTTATTCACTAATTACAACCCCTATGAAGTACTCCTTTTTGTTTTTGGCCCTTTTTATTAGCCTCATGAGCTGCACTATTGAAGGGGAAGGCGATATTGTCGATAGCCAACTGCCCGTAGAAGGTCCCCTGGCTGGCGTAGAGCTAGAAGCCGACTATGATGTCGATGTCCAATATGGCCCCCAACTAGAAGTGATTGCAGAAGGACATGCCAATTTTATTAAACGCATTTTCTGGACCGTCAATAGTGAGGGCATCCTAGAGCTAGATTTAGACCAAGGCAATTATGGCGCCTACGAACTAAAGGTGACCGTCTATACCCCCCAAGGCTTCTATTTTGAAAATTCTGGCAGCGGAAATATGCAGCTCTTTACCGATGGAACCGCCAATTTTGATAGCCTTGTTCTCAAAACTTCTGGCTCCGGTGATATCAATTGCCAAAATGCAATTACAGTACAAGATGCGCTCTTTTTAGAAATAACAGGCTCCGGAAATATCTCTTTTGAAGGTAGCGCTAGCCGAGCTGTCGGCCAAATTACAGGCAGCGGAAATATCCTGATCCCAGATCTGCAAACTAATCAATGGGAGGCCTACCTAAATGGGAGCGGTAGCTGCAATATTAGCGGCTATAGCCCCAGCGAATCCGTCAATATTAGCGGTAGTGGTAGCTATGCAGGCTTCAACTTCCTGAGCCAAAACGGAAGCTACCAACATGCAGGTAGCGGCCAGATTGAATGCCAGGTCTCTAGTTTATTAGATGCCAACCTCTCCTCAAGCGGAAATCTCTATTATAAAGGCAACCCCGCCAAAACTGTTACAGCAACTGGCTCTGGCCAAGTTATCGATGCCAATTAGCCTTAATTCTGTAGTTTTGTGATAATTTTCACAAAAACAATTGCAAGTCTAAATATTTAGCCATAAATTAAACTATTGTTTAATCCCTAACCAACAAAACCTTAATCTATGGAATGGTATTTAGCCCCATGGCAAAAGTTTGCCACATTCTCTGGTAGAGCCAGAAGAAAAGAGTACTGGATGTTCGTCATCATCAACGCAGTTATTCAACAAGTATTGTCAGGAGTAGGTATCGCTATTATGGGCGAATCAGGTGTCTTTTTAGGCAGCATATTCTCGCTCGTTACGCTTGTTCCCACTATCGCTGTGGCCGTTCGCCGTATGCATGATGTAGGAAAAAGCGGTTGGTTTATGCTAATTCCTATCTACAACTTCATCTTGGCTGTTTCTGATAGTGAACATGGCGAAAACCAATATGGTCGCAATCCTAAAGGTCTTGGTAATGAAGAAGGTAATCTAGAAGATCACTTTGTTGCCTAATCCATAAGCTAATTCGATTTTAAGCCCCAATTTACAAGCGTGAATTGGGGCTTTTTTCTGCCCCTTTCTTACTGTTTTTTGGGGCCTCCGCAGCTTTGCTGCGGCGGTTACTCCCTTCGGTCGTCGAACTGCGAACTAAAGTTCTTGTTGTCGTTGCGGGGCTCGCTGCTGTTTTGGGGCCTCCGCCTCGCTTCGCTCGTCGGCGCTACGTTTCGGGGCTCGCAGGTCTGCTCGGCCCTTCGGCGGCTGTGCCGCCTCGGTCTGGCCTGCGGCCACCCCTGCACATCGCTAGGCCAAACAAAAGCCCTTCGGGCCCAAAAAAAGCGCCATCAGCCTCAGGCTGATGGCGCTTTAGCTATACATGCGCAAGGACCTAAAATACACGGCCCAAGCTCGCCTTGATTTTTTCGGCAGCCTCGGCTAAAATCTCGGGCGTATGTGCTGCCGAAATAAAGCCTACCTCATAACCAGAAGGACCCAAATAAACGCCATGGTCCAAAAGATCAGCATGTAGAGCCTTAAAGTGCTCCATGCTCGCCGCATCAATTTGGTCTGCCCGGCGAATCGTACTGCGGTCAAAGGCCATCCAGAAAATAGAACCAATGGTCGAAATATGTACAGGATACTCCCGCTCATCACAGAAATCCTGAATATTCTTTACAAAAGCCTGCGTTTTGGCTTCCATCTCCTCATAAAAACCTGGGACCAACAACTGTTTGGCCGAAGCATAACCCGCAGCCATAGCCACCGGATTACCCGATAAGGTTCCCGCCTGATAAACTGGACCATCAGGGGCTACATGGCCCATGATTTCAGCAGAAGCACCATAGGCCCCCACAGGCATTCCTCCACCAATGATTTTACCATAAGTAATGATGTCGGGCTGAATGCCATAGTAGCCAGCCGCTCCCTCAAAACCTACTCGAAAACCCGAAATCACCTCATCAAAAATAAGGAGACAGTCATAAGCTTTGGTCAAGCGACGCAATTCTTCCAAAAAGCTCTTTTGCTGAAGCAAAAGGCCATTGTTGGCTGGTACGGGCTCAATGATTACGGCAGCTACTTCTTCGCCATACTCTCTGAGACATTCTTCCAAGAGGTCAGGACGGTCTAATGGGAGGACCAAGGTTTCTTTGGCAAAAGAATCGGGAATACCCGCACTGGTGCTTTCTCCAAAAGTAACCAAGCCAGAACCCGCCTTCACCAAAAGCGAGTCTACATGCCCATGATAACAACCCTCAAACTTGATGATTTTGTCTTTGCCCGTTACTCCTCTGGCCAAACGAATAGCCGACATCACGGCTTCTGTTCCAGAGCTAACAAAACGGATTTTCTCTACAAAGCGGTTGTTTTCTAGAAGCAACTGCCCCAATTTGTTTTCCCAACGAGTGGGGGTGCCAAAAGAAGTCCCTTTGGCCACGGCGGCATAGATATTCTCTCGGATTTCATCATTGTTGTGGCCCAAAATAAGGGGACCCCAAGAGCCACAAAAGTCGATGAATTCATTATCGTCTTCATCCCATACTTTGGCGCCCTTTCCTTCTTTAATGAAAAGAGGTACTCCTTTTACCGATTTAAAGGCCCGTACAGGAGAGCTCACTCCACCCGGAAAATAGCCTTTGGCCTCTGCGTATAGTGCTGCTGACTTAGTTGATTTCATTGTAGTTACTGTTTTATTTTTCTAATTCTTCTACTCTTTGCTTTTCGTAAAGCTCGTAATAGTAGCCTTCTTTTTTTGCAATTAGTTCTTCATGGCTGCCTATCTCTACTACTTGGCCTTCTTCTAGGACCATAATTTTGTCAAAGGCCAAAGAGGCATATAGCCGATGGGTAATAATAATGGTGGTTTTGTCTGCACAAACCGTTTTGAGGTACTGCGTAATTTCTGCCTCTGTTTTGGTATCCACCGCAGAAAGACAATCATCTAATAGGAGCAAACTAGGGTCTTTGATCAGGGCGCGGGCCAAGGATACCCGCTGTTTTTGTCCCCCCGATAGGGTGACGCCTCTTTCGCCCACCTGACTAGCAAAACCTTGGTCCAAACTCATGATATCTTCATATACGGCGGCATAGCGGGCGGCCTGCTCAATTTCTTCCTGGCTTTTTCCGGGAGCACCAAAGGCAATATTATTACTAATGGTATCAGAAAAGAGGAAGACATCCTGAGGAACATAGGCAATTTGCTGCCGCAATTGGTCCAAGGGATAGGCCCGAATGCTTTGGCCATCCACCAAGATTTGGCCTTCATCTATATCGTACATCCGCAGTAAAAGGTCGGCTATGGTGCTTTTGCCCGAGCCCGTGCGGCCAATAATGGCCATGCGCTCGCCTGCTTTTAGGCTAAAGTTGAGGTCTTTTAGGGCCAAAATACCCGTATCTGGATAGCGGAAGCTTACATTTTTAAATTCAATGGCTCCTTTCAAGGGCGGAGCTGTTTGTCCTTGGGCCTCATCTTCTACGGCTACGGCAGTTTTTAAAAACTCATTGATGCGCTTTTGAGAAGCGGCCGCTCTTTGAACAATAGAGGCCACCCAACCAATAGAAGTGACGGGCCAAGTGAGCATGTTAATATAAATGATAAACTCGGCAATGTTTCCCGCCGAGATTTTCCCATCAATCACAAGCATACCGCCCACTAGCACACTAATAATAGTACTGGCCCCAATCAAAATAATCATCAAGGGGCGGAACATGGCCTCTACACGGACCAAACTGAGCGACTTCTCTTTATAGTCTTCAATCTCCTCATCAAAGAAGTCGGCCATGGCTTCTTCTCGCCCATAAGATTTGACCACTCGAATGCCAGAGTAGACCTCTTGGGCCAAACTGTTGATGGTGGAGAGCTGCCCCTGAATGGCCTCACTCTTTTTATTGATAATGCTGGTGACATAATAAATAGAGAAGGAGAGAATAGGCAAGGGAATCAAGGAATAGAGCGTGAGCTCTACACTCACCGAAAGCATGGCCCCAATGACCATGACCATCAGAAAGACGAGATTGACCCCATACATTACGGCTGGTCCCAAATACATACGGACCTTACTCACATCTTCGGTGAGGCGGGCCATGAGGTCCCCCGTATTGTTTTTGCGATAAAAGGCTAGATGTAGGCGCTCATAATGCTGGAAAATCTCTTGTCTGAGGTCGCGCTCAATCAAACGAGACATAACAATGAGGGTTTGCCGCATGAAATACATAAATAGGCCCATCAGAAGGGCAAACAAGAGCGTGAGTCCCCCAAAAAAGAGTAAAATCTTAGCCAACTGCCCAAAGAAATCAGCCTGTAAGCGGCTGCCCTCCAATAAGCGGTAGAAATAGACATTGTCAATGACTAAATCTAGGGCATAGCGGATGACCTGTGGCTGCAAAACCCGAAAGTAATTGGAGGCCAAAACAAACAAAACCCCCAGCAAAAATCGCCAGCGGTATTTGTAAAAGTATTTATTTAAATAAGCTAATTCGCGCATAGATGACTTTTATTTTTGGCTCTCTGAGCAAGGGCCAAGATAGGCCATAAAGCAGAGATGCAAAAGCTTTTTTATTTTCTTGACCTTTTCTTGACGATTGTAGTAAATGGCCTAGCGATGTGCAGCAGTGGCCCGTAGGGCCAGACCAAGCAGGCGAAGGGCCGAGCAGACCTGCGAGCCCTGAAACGACAACAAGGCCTTTAGGCCGCAGTTCGACGACCAAAGGGAGTAACCGCCGACGACCGAAGGGAGGGGGAGGCCCCAAAAAACAACTTACAACAACCCCAGTTCTACACCCTCTTGAAGAAATTTCTCTAGGCCTT
This genomic interval from Saprospira grandis contains the following:
- a CDS encoding CHAT domain-containing protein, encoding MKPSTIYYSVLLGLFCLFAAPHLAAQNCPQQDSSQAFAAFESAKKAMGQGQAGQAFDQMEKAKNLLAQAGCWENWTRISYNKAIMHKRAGQMQAMKNELRLAQTTALQQLPENDPWQGHIAYLFGRFYMGQGALDTAKLYFLQSRFTYKFAQSWNDYAQASRALAETSLYMQDYRLMERYLDDAFTVTQEQLNNDLPSLRKILQLYGALYYRTGDYESALDRTKTTLEIVKEAMQSRQDSIEVASYYNNIGLLYIEIGDVDKAEDYCRNALNLSSQLGDLFRIANTYTNLAELTRKKAAYSRAYNNFKKAEDALNRMSPKEQAANAAIQARIQLNLGWAEVAWEIGKKKEAFALLAQTENWQKRLRFKTESTFLLYGRFFRLQKDWEQAKNKLDKALEEGQKTYSSGKHPDLARIYLERALLFAQQPKTEIGQALMALEQATEALQMKAGLAATEELSAVSDRELLLEVMEVQIKLYDQAGQEEMAYRLALKAASLAYELRNSFKSEGSRLFLLQRLIPIYEQALAIVYKRYQKQPKTDYLLEAFQLVERSKALLLLEALQTENARAFGGLPKKLLKEERRLSRELAKKRKQYFEAQLANNAAQMDALDKELLALKRESQRLQDTLEANYYDYFRLKYEDKTPSLEQLQKKLDTGERFLEYFSAQDGFYLLALSPQSGELFYLPKGEDFNRKMRNFRLALTNSSWLKEEQKTLALKQLLIAEGWDLYQQFVAPALKAEGIDKILLVPDGLLNYIPFEVLLSEAPAPEEVRQPSFKTLPYLLKRYNVHYHYSAALLLYERPKIKSGRVLGMAPSYAYDAQAHASGTDSRQHHIRSSVDDLPGAKAEIQQLSKAFKGLFLYGQQANETEFKKQISKEEYALIHLAMHGWVDEERPEYSNLVFSHRHDSLEDDLLHAYELNLLKIRANLVVLSACETGFGKYERGEGVVSLGRGFMYAGVPALVMTLWPINDQATAILMQDFYEGLSAGKSKSEALRQAKLNYLDAAGDISSHPFFWASFIELGDDRPIKLSRAGNWKLYLLLTALIILLLGLLARYFRPQSGN
- a CDS encoding YqgE/AlgH family protein; protein product: MSDHHFKRAVILLCDHEREGSVGFVLNKPMGLDIKDLVNDFPDFSAEVHFGGPVQTDSIHYVHTKGELLEGAMKIEEGLYWGGNYEQLKVLIRQGLLEQNDITFFVGYSGWGEGQLQEEIEVQTWILAESDRNYIFQPQNELLWKSVLENLGDRYSVMAQMPIPVWN
- a CDS encoding CRISPR-associated endonuclease Cas6 yields the protein MTNNKTSLKKLRMLEVSFQTYLQPWELSKFRGAMAHKVGLENDWFHNHNNEDEQKEESFHYRYPLIQYKLHKRRPLLLCIDRGVEEAHHFFTQSDWSLKIGDKQHDMRIHRLHLQEYNLHYWEHPRLYRLHNWLALNSENYRAIKACRSLRERLELLERILRNHILNFYGAMGVHLEEELEVHITEPLDLKRVSYKGIKKEAYTLDFETNVFLPNFIGLGQGTSVGFGVVKPYR
- a CDS encoding GIN domain-containing protein codes for the protein MKYSFLFLALFISLMSCTIEGEGDIVDSQLPVEGPLAGVELEADYDVDVQYGPQLEVIAEGHANFIKRIFWTVNSEGILELDLDQGNYGAYELKVTVYTPQGFYFENSGSGNMQLFTDGTANFDSLVLKTSGSGDINCQNAITVQDALFLEITGSGNISFEGSASRAVGQITGSGNILIPDLQTNQWEAYLNGSGSCNISGYSPSESVNISGSGSYAGFNFLSQNGSYQHAGSGQIECQVSSLLDANLSSSGNLYYKGNPAKTVTATGSGQVIDAN
- a CDS encoding DUF805 domain-containing protein, with translation MEWYLAPWQKFATFSGRARRKEYWMFVIINAVIQQVLSGVGIAIMGESGVFLGSIFSLVTLVPTIAVAVRRMHDVGKSGWFMLIPIYNFILAVSDSEHGENQYGRNPKGLGNEEGNLEDHFVA
- the hemL gene encoding glutamate-1-semialdehyde 2,1-aminomutase, whose amino-acid sequence is MKSTKSAALYAEAKGYFPGGVSSPVRAFKSVKGVPLFIKEGKGAKVWDEDDNEFIDFCGSWGPLILGHNNDEIRENIYAAVAKGTSFGTPTRWENKLGQLLLENNRFVEKIRFVSSGTEAVMSAIRLARGVTGKDKIIKFEGCYHGHVDSLLVKAGSGLVTFGESTSAGIPDSFAKETLVLPLDRPDLLEECLREYGEEVAAVIIEPVPANNGLLLQQKSFLEELRRLTKAYDCLLIFDEVISGFRVGFEGAAGYYGIQPDIITYGKIIGGGMPVGAYGASAEIMGHVAPDGPVYQAGTLSGNPVAMAAGYASAKQLLVPGFYEEMEAKTQAFVKNIQDFCDEREYPVHISTIGSIFWMAFDRSTIRRADQIDAASMEHFKALHADLLDHGVYLGPSGYEVGFISAAHTPEILAEAAEKIKASLGRVF
- a CDS encoding ABC transporter ATP-binding protein, with the translated sequence MRELAYLNKYFYKYRWRFLLGVLFVLASNYFRVLQPQVIRYALDLVIDNVYFYRLLEGSRLQADFFGQLAKILLFFGGLTLLFALLMGLFMYFMRQTLIVMSRLIERDLRQEIFQHYERLHLAFYRKNNTGDLMARLTEDVSKVRMYLGPAVMYGVNLVFLMVMVIGAMLSVSVELTLYSLIPLPILSFSIYYVTSIINKKSEAIQGQLSTINSLAQEVYSGIRVVKSYGREEAMADFFDEEIEDYKEKSLSLVRVEAMFRPLMIILIGASTIISVLVGGMLVIDGKISAGNIAEFIIYINMLTWPVTSIGWVASIVQRAAASQKRINEFLKTAVAVEDEAQGQTAPPLKGAIEFKNVSFRYPDTGILALKDLNFSLKAGERMAIIGRTGSGKSTIADLLLRMYDIDEGQILVDGQSIRAYPLDQLRQQIAYVPQDVFLFSDTISNNIAFGAPGKSQEEIEQAARYAAVYEDIMSLDQGFASQVGERGVTLSGGQKQRVSLARALIKDPSLLLLDDCLSAVDTKTEAEITQYLKTVCADKTTIIITHRLYASLAFDKIMVLEEGQVVEIGSHEELIAKKEGYYYELYEKQRVEELEK